In Numida meleagris isolate 19003 breed g44 Domestic line unplaced genomic scaffold, NumMel1.0 unplaced_Scaffold180, whole genome shotgun sequence, the following are encoded in one genomic region:
- the AOC1 gene encoding amiloride-sensitive amine oxidase [copper-containing]: protein MMRPLCLAWALATLCLAVAHASPTATPPDKASIFADLTPAELRAVRDFLRGRPELGLSAQSGDTLAQNTLFLVELLPPSKRAALRHLDGGGPAPRRQARAVIFFGAQAEPNVTEFAVGPLPRPRSYRPLRFKGGRSVPFSARPMTQQEYELLHRALAAATEPLTRLLRETTGFWYHNCSQRCLTFSDIAPRGLAPGERRTWFMLQRFVEGYFLHPVGLELLLDHRDPDPRRWAVQSVWYNGQFFSSPRELAERYERGTLAVARLSDPAGPHLFSTYIPRGRFATGTATDVHGAKVCEPQGRRYRLRGNRLEYGGWSLAFRLRSSAGLQLFDVRFDGERVAYEVSVQEAVAFYGGDTPAAMQTKYLDAGWGMGSVTYELAPGIDCPEASTFLDVHHLYDAEGPRRFRRALCVFELPTGVPLRRHFDSDFRGGFHFYAGLEGHALVLRTTSTVYNYDYIWDVLLYPNGVLEAKVHATGFIHATFYTPRGRRYGSRVHSHVLGNVHTHLVHYKVDLDVAGTGNSFETMDISFENISNPWSPGARVVQPWLRRQPRRTERQAALPLGAPLPRYLLFSNPRRRNRWGHARSYRIQHHSHAGCVLPRGWKEEKGVAWGRYHLAVTRHRESEASSSSLYNQNNPWEPAVSFESFIRNDESIEDQDLVAWVTVGFLHVPHAEDIPNTATPGNSVGFFLRPFNFFDEDPSVASRGAVIVRPQDPGFTRLEVQRWTPDSAGPCVAPEPFSYNGTYWLV from the exons ATGATGCGGCCGCTCTGCCTCGCCTGGGCGCTGGCCACGCTGTGCCTGGCGGTGGCCCACGCCAGCCCCACGGCCACGCCGCCGGACAAAGCCTCCATCTTCGCCGACCTGACACCGGCAGAGCTGCGCGCGGTGCGGGATTTCTTGCGGGGCCGCCCGGAGCTGGGGCTGTCGGCGCAGAGCGGGGACACACTGGCACAGAACACGCTGTTCCTGGTGGagctgctgccccccagcaAGCGGGCGGCCCTGCGGCACCTGGATGGCGGAGGCCCCGCGCCCCGGCGCCAGGCACGGGCCGTCATCTTTTTCGGGGCGCAGGCGGAGCCCAACGTCACCGAGTTCGCCGTCGGGCCCCTTCCGCGGCCCCGCTCCTACCGCCCGCTGCGCTTCAAGGGCGGCCGCTCCGTGCCCTTCTCCGCGCGGCCCATGACGCAGCAGGAGTACGAGCTGCTGCACCGCGCGCTGGCGGCGGCCACGGAGCCTCTGACCCGGCTGCTGCGCGAGACCACCGGCTTCTGGTACCACAACTGCTCCCAGCGCTGCCTCACCTTCTCCGACATCGCGCCCCGAGGGCTGGCGCCCGGCGAGCGCCGCACCTGGTTCATGCTGCAGCGCTTCGTCGAGGGCTACTTCCTGCACCCcgtggggctggagctgctgctggaccACCGCGACCCCGACCCGCGCCGCTGGGCGGTGCAGAGCGTCTGGTACAACGGGCAGTTCTTTTCCAGCCCGCGGGAGCTGGCCGAGCGCTACGAGCGCGGCACGCTGGCGGTGGCACGGCTGTCCGACCCCGCGGGCCCGCACCTCTTCTCCACGTACATCCCCCGCGGCCGCTTCGCCACCGGCACCGCCACCGACGTGCACGGGGCCAAGGTGTGCGAGCCGCAGGGCCGGCGCTACCGGCTGCGTGGCAACCGGCTGGAGTACGGCGGCTGGAGCCTGGCCTTCCGCCTGCGCTCCTCCGCCGGCCTGCAGCTCTTCGACGTGCGCTTCGACGGCGAGCGCGTGGCCTACGAGGTGAGCGTGCAGGAGGCCGTCGCCTTCTACGGCGGCGACACGCCGGCCGCCATGCAGACCAAGTACCTGGACGCCGGCTGGGGCATGGGCTCCGTCACCTACGAGCTGGCGCCTGGCATCGACTGCCCCGAGGCGTCCACCTTCCTGGACGTGCACCACCTGTACGACGCCGAGGGGCCGCGACGCTTCCGCCGCGCGCTCTGCGTCTTCGAGCTGCCCACGGGCGTCCCGCTGCGGCGGCACTTCGACAGCGACTTCCGCGGGGGGTTCCACTTCTACGCGGGGCTGGAGGGGCACGCGCTGGTGCTGCGCACCACCTCCACCGTCTACAACTACGACTACATCTGGGACGTGCTGCTGTACCCCAACGGCGTGCTGGAGGCCAAGGTGCACGCCACCGGCTTCATCCACGCCACCTTCTACACCCCGCGGGGCCGCCGCTACGGCAGCCGCGTGCACAGCCACGTGCTGGGCAACGTGCACACGCACCTGGTGCACTACAAGGTGGACCTGGACGTGGCAG GCACCGGCAACAGCTTCGAGACCATGGACATCAGCTTCGAGAACATCTCCAACCCGTGGAGCCCCGGCGCCCGCGTGGTGCAGCCCTGGTTGCGCCGGCAGCCGCGCCGTACGGAGCGCCAGGCCGCCCTCCCGCTGGGCGCACCGCTGCCCCGCTACCTGCTCTTCTCCAACCCGCGCCGGCGCAACCGCTGGGGCCACGCGCGGAGCTACCGCATCCAGCACCACTCGCACGCCGGGTGCGTGCTGCCCCGCGgctggaaggaggagaagggtgTCGCGTGGGGCAG GTACCACCTGGCCGTGACGCGGCACCGCGAGAGCGAGGCgtccagcagcagcctgtaCAACCAGAACAACCCCTGGGAGCCCGCGGTCAGCTTCGAGAGCTTCATCCGCAACGACGAGAGCATCGAGGACCAG GACCTGGTGGCCTGGGTGACGGTGGGCTTCCTGCACGTCCCGCACGCCGAGGACATCCCCAACACGGCCACCCCCGGGAACAGCGTCGGCTTCTTCCTGCGCCCCTTCAACTTCTTCGACGAGGACCCGTCGGTGGCATCGCGCGGTGCCGTCATCGTGCGCCCGCAGGACCCTGGCTTCACGCGCCTGGAGGTGCAGCGCTGGACCCCCGACAGCGCGGGGCCCTGCGTGGCACCGGAGCCCTTCTCCTACAATGGCACCTACTGGCTCGTGTGA